A single Arcobacter sp. FWKO B DNA region contains:
- a CDS encoding methyltransferase, producing MIEIRKEFSTHSKEYGSHNIIQQLVAKALVRDINSTPKTILELGCGSGQIYKNINFPVDYYYGVDFSQQMCELHPKGDGIDISCFDFDSDEFYSEFKNHKYELILSSSALQWSKDLSKLVKFLSTISKVINVTLFTSNTFKSIFDITGQKSPILSKEEIINAFESSCQCVYEVFQYKLEFNTKKELFDYIKKSGVRGGLNPLKYKESKKLYTNYPYNYLEFEVIFIKASSRS from the coding sequence TGGAAGCCATAATATTATTCAACAACTTGTTGCAAAGGCGTTAGTTAGGGATATTAACAGTACACCAAAGACTATTTTAGAACTTGGTTGTGGTAGTGGACAAATTTATAAAAATATTAATTTTCCTGTAGATTACTATTATGGTGTAGATTTTTCACAACAAATGTGTGAATTGCATCCAAAAGGTGATGGTATAGATATTTCTTGTTTTGATTTTGATAGTGATGAATTTTATAGTGAATTTAAAAATCATAAGTATGAATTGATCTTATCTTCATCAGCCCTTCAATGGTCTAAGGATTTATCAAAGTTAGTAAAGTTTCTCTCAACCATATCAAAAGTGATAAATGTAACTTTATTTACTTCTAATACATTCAAGTCAATTTTTGATATTACAGGACAAAAATCTCCTATTTTATCTAAAGAAGAGATTATCAATGCATTTGAAAGTTCTTGTCAATGTGTTTATGAAGTTTTCCAGTATAAATTAGAATTTAATACAAAAAAAGAGTTGTTTGATTATATAAAAAAAAGTGGTGTTCGAGGTGGTCTTAACCCTCTAAAATATAAAGAATCAAAAAAACTATATACAAATTACCCATATAACTATTTAGAGTTTGAAGTAATCTTTATTAAAGCAAGTTCAAGATCATAA